A genome region from Strigops habroptila isolate Jane chromosome 12, bStrHab1.2.pri, whole genome shotgun sequence includes the following:
- the STMN1 gene encoding stathmin, which yields MATSDIQVKELEKRASGQAFELILSPRSKEAVPEFPLSPPKKKDVSLEEIQKKLEAAEERRKSHEAEVLKQLAEKREHEKEVLQKAIEENNNFSKMAEEKLTHKMEANKENREAQMAAKLERLREKDKHIEEVRKNKEGKDPGEAETD from the exons ATGGCTACTTCTG ATATTCAAGTGAAGGAACTGGAAAAGCGTGCCTCTGGGCAGGCATTTGAGCTGATACTCAGTCCCCGCTCAAAAGAAGCAGTCCCAGAattccctctttctcccccaAAGAAGAAGGATGTGTCATTGGAGGAGATCCAGAAGAAattggaagcagcagaagagaggcGTAAG TCTCATGAAGCAGAAGTCCTGAAGCAGCTGGCTGAGAAGCGGGAGCATGAGAAAGAGGTGCTTCAGAAAGCCATTGAGGAAAACAACAACTTCAGCAAAATGGCAGAGGAGAAGCTGACCCACAAAATGGAAGCTAACAAAGAAAACCGTGAGGCACAAATGGCTGCTAAACTGGAACGCTTGAGGGAGAAG GACAAGCATATTGAAGAGGttagaaagaacaaagaaggcAAAGACCCTGGTGAGGCTGAAACCGACTGA